The following proteins are encoded in a genomic region of Methylibium petroleiphilum PM1:
- a CDS encoding phosphate/phosphite/phosphonate ABC transporter substrate-binding protein, whose amino-acid sequence MGPTRMRRFLAACLLLAAPWAQAGLVFAVNEGVTYRVPSEQIAAKYAAIAADLGKLLKQPVTIEPVGDYPTLRKRLAEKAYDLAMVHPAHLSIVAIKQSGYKLVVVTKGYEQYSANFLVKADSPLKSLADIKGLRLGAPDEDSITSWMVRASLRDAIGDPKGVAFTYTRYQDAVPFFVENNLTHVGATAASSVIKAWQAKGGKVLFKSKPVPIKHVIASPSLSAEQVGIVRDYLLSLDGSEDGRKKLEPTKYQGFATYDEAAMLAIGTWLGL is encoded by the coding sequence ATGGGACCTACGAGAATGCGCCGCTTCCTGGCCGCCTGTCTGCTGCTGGCCGCGCCCTGGGCCCAGGCTGGCCTGGTGTTCGCGGTCAACGAAGGCGTGACCTACCGCGTGCCGAGCGAGCAGATCGCCGCCAAGTACGCCGCTATCGCGGCCGACCTGGGCAAGCTGCTGAAGCAGCCGGTGACCATCGAGCCCGTGGGCGACTACCCGACGCTGCGCAAGCGCCTGGCCGAGAAGGCCTACGACCTGGCGATGGTGCACCCGGCCCACCTGTCGATCGTCGCCATCAAGCAGTCGGGCTACAAGCTGGTGGTCGTGACCAAGGGCTACGAACAGTACAGCGCCAACTTCCTCGTCAAGGCCGACTCGCCGCTGAAGTCGCTGGCCGACATCAAGGGCCTGCGCCTCGGCGCACCCGACGAAGACTCGATCACCTCGTGGATGGTGCGAGCCTCGCTGCGCGACGCGATCGGCGATCCCAAAGGCGTGGCCTTCACCTACACCCGCTACCAGGACGCGGTGCCCTTCTTCGTCGAGAACAATCTCACCCACGTCGGTGCGACCGCAGCGTCATCGGTCATCAAGGCCTGGCAAGCCAAGGGCGGCAAGGTGCTGTTCAAGTCCAAGCCGGTGCCGATCAAGCACGTGATCGCGAGCCCCTCGCTCAGTGCGGAGCAGGTCGGCATCGTGCGCGATTACCTGCTGTCGCTCGATGGCAGCGAGGACGGCCGCAAGAAGCTCGAACCGACCAAGTACCAGGGCTTCGCCACCTACGACGAAGCCGCGATGCTCGCCATCGGCACCTGGCTGGGTCTCTGA
- a CDS encoding RluA family pseudouridine synthase, with protein sequence MTPADDPLVGPAPPALYRDEALLVVDKPPGLLAVPGRGPLKQDCLAARVQRAWPDARVVHRLDEATSGLMVFALDVEMQRRLSRAFEQREVEKRYVAVVAGHVEPAAGRIDLPLGADWPNRPRQQVDHARGKPARTHWQVLSYDTSGDSTRLELTPETGRTHQLRVHLMAIGHAILGDALYAPPSMMARSPRLLLHASALAFAHPMPGRPALAFESPPPF encoded by the coding sequence GTGACGCCAGCCGACGACCCGTTGGTGGGGCCCGCACCGCCGGCGCTCTACCGCGACGAGGCCCTGCTGGTCGTCGACAAGCCACCCGGCCTGCTGGCCGTGCCCGGACGCGGCCCGCTGAAGCAGGATTGCCTGGCGGCCCGGGTGCAGCGCGCCTGGCCGGACGCCCGCGTGGTGCATCGGCTCGACGAGGCCACCTCCGGGCTGATGGTGTTCGCGCTGGACGTCGAGATGCAGCGACGCCTGAGCCGGGCGTTCGAGCAGCGTGAAGTCGAGAAGCGCTACGTCGCCGTGGTCGCAGGCCATGTCGAGCCGGCCGCGGGCCGCATCGACCTGCCGCTCGGCGCCGACTGGCCGAACCGGCCGCGCCAACAGGTCGATCACGCGCGCGGCAAACCCGCGCGCACGCACTGGCAGGTGCTGTCCTACGACACGAGCGGCGATTCGACCCGCCTCGAGCTCACGCCCGAAACCGGCCGCACGCACCAGTTGCGCGTGCACCTGATGGCCATCGGCCACGCCATCCTCGGCGACGCGCTGTACGCACCGCCGTCGATGATGGCCCGATCACCGCGCCTGCTGCTGCACGCCAGCGCCCTGGCCTTCGCGCACCCGATGCCCGGCCGGCCGGCGCTCGCCTTCGAGTCGCCGCCGCCGTTCTGA
- a CDS encoding high-potential iron-sulfur protein translates to MTARRQFIQWIPAAGLAAWAGRHAQAQTKVSEKDPQAVALGYVEDATKADKAKFKTYAAGQKCGNCQLFQGKAGDAAGNCPLFAGKQVAAAGWCSAYAKKA, encoded by the coding sequence ATGACAGCCAGACGCCAGTTCATCCAGTGGATACCCGCAGCCGGCCTGGCCGCCTGGGCAGGACGCCATGCGCAAGCGCAGACCAAGGTCAGCGAGAAGGATCCGCAGGCCGTGGCACTGGGCTATGTGGAAGACGCGACGAAGGCCGACAAGGCCAAGTTCAAGACCTACGCCGCCGGGCAAAAATGCGGCAACTGCCAGTTGTTCCAGGGCAAGGCGGGCGACGCCGCCGGCAACTGCCCGCTGTTCGCCGGCAAGCAGGTGGCCGCAGCAGGGTGGTGCAGCGCCTACGCGAAGAAGGCCTGA
- a CDS encoding RNA-binding S4 domain-containing protein produces the protein MSGRKLQQLDFALRGEFITLDALLKATGLADSGGAAKQLIQSGQVQVDGREELRRGAKLRAGQVVAVSGARVRLLAAEGAGSA, from the coding sequence ATGAGCGGGCGCAAGCTGCAGCAGCTCGACTTCGCACTGCGCGGCGAGTTCATCACGCTCGACGCGCTGCTCAAGGCGACGGGACTGGCCGACAGCGGCGGCGCCGCCAAGCAACTGATCCAGTCCGGCCAGGTCCAGGTCGACGGCCGCGAGGAACTGCGGCGCGGCGCCAAGCTGCGGGCCGGTCAGGTGGTCGCCGTGAGCGGCGCGCGCGTGCGGCTGCTGGCCGCGGAAGGCGCGGGAAGCGCTTGA